One segment of Streptosporangium brasiliense DNA contains the following:
- a CDS encoding non-ribosomal peptide synthetase, translated as MTAREWEALASFGQERIWLADQMDPGSPVFNLPCSFEISHPLEADEVVAALRAVTDRHEVLRTSFRIVDGALRQVVHAEVDLDVQVHDLRALPAEERRARALDHALAAARAAVPTDRAPLWRAVAVRTEDARWVITFVVHHAVFDATSAVVLTGEMAELAAAAVAGRPADLPELPIQYADYAAWQRGQLTGQALTEQTDYWRSRLAGLPAVHTLPTDRPRPARLGYAGDEVRFTIPQELQEQVTAVGRRSAATPFMVFLTAYVALLSRLSRDDDTVVGVTMSGRELPEVAGLIGMFINQMVVRADTSGEPTFAELLGRVRVTLLDAMENGQIPFQAVVEAIAPQRDPGVQPLYQIGFNYIPDSGIEPIPYTTSKDDLAFDLTTGTSRLLYRTDLFDRGTAETFVERYLRVLAAGTADPEIRVGDLPLLDEAERAALLEPGPQEPAREHATVPRMVRAQAARTPDATALIVGDRRLTYAELDGAADRVAERLRRSGVGPESLVAVYAGPCLELLPALLGVWKAGAGYVPVDPGYPADRVAYMLADSAAAVVLTQRHLAGDLPAGGATVLAVDDPDEWAGRPATGSAEPAAGPENAEQAAGPENIAYVIYTSGSTGTPKGVVVEHGSVAAYLAWAGAAYPGLAGQALLHSPISFDLTVTALFGPLTVGGAVRLAALDDGLAAGERPTFLKATPSHLALLAALPDQAAPSADLVLGGEALPADAVTAWRERHPGVTVINEYGPTEATVGCVAAHVAPGEAIPVDQAGSVGIGRPAPGNAAYVLDAGLRPAPTGVVGELYVAGPQVTRGYLNRPGATAAAYVPCPYGPPGRRMYRTGDLARRRADGTLEFVGRADDQIKLHGYRIEPGEIETALRAQPGVRDAAVSVREDTADGRRLVAYLVGDADLTAVGDALAATLPAHMVPSGYVSLDALPLTANGKLDHAALPAPVTAPDRRYIAPRTAAEELVAEVFAELLGVEKIGAEDDFFELGGNSLLAIRAIARIRGQIEVDIPVRGLFSYATVADLAAEIERRLTEDLDQLSDEDVERLLTAEGDGRV; from the coding sequence GTGACCGCCAGGGAATGGGAGGCGCTCGCCTCGTTCGGCCAGGAGCGGATCTGGCTGGCCGACCAGATGGACCCCGGCTCGCCGGTGTTCAACCTGCCGTGCTCGTTCGAGATCTCGCACCCGCTGGAGGCCGACGAGGTCGTCGCGGCGCTGAGGGCCGTCACCGACCGGCACGAGGTGCTCCGCACGTCCTTCAGGATCGTCGACGGCGCCCTGCGCCAGGTGGTGCACGCCGAGGTCGACCTCGACGTGCAGGTGCACGACCTGCGGGCGCTCCCGGCCGAGGAGCGCCGGGCCCGAGCCCTCGATCACGCCCTGGCCGCGGCCAGGGCGGCGGTCCCCACCGACCGCGCCCCGCTGTGGCGGGCCGTCGCGGTCCGGACCGAGGACGCGCGCTGGGTGATCACCTTCGTGGTCCACCACGCCGTCTTCGACGCCACCTCGGCCGTCGTTCTCACCGGGGAGATGGCCGAGCTGGCCGCCGCCGCGGTGGCCGGCCGGCCGGCCGACCTGCCCGAGCTGCCCATCCAGTACGCCGACTACGCGGCCTGGCAGCGCGGCCAGCTCACCGGCCAGGCGCTGACCGAGCAGACGGACTACTGGCGCTCGCGGCTGGCGGGGCTGCCCGCCGTGCACACCCTCCCCACCGACCGGCCGCGGCCCGCCCGGCTCGGCTACGCCGGCGACGAGGTCCGCTTCACGATCCCGCAGGAGCTGCAGGAGCAGGTCACCGCGGTGGGACGCCGCTCGGCCGCGACGCCGTTCATGGTGTTCCTCACCGCGTACGTCGCGCTGCTGTCCCGGCTGTCGCGCGACGACGACACCGTGGTCGGCGTGACCATGAGCGGGCGGGAGCTGCCCGAGGTCGCCGGGCTGATCGGCATGTTCATCAACCAGATGGTGGTGCGGGCCGACACCTCGGGCGAGCCGACCTTCGCCGAGCTGCTCGGCCGGGTCCGCGTGACCCTGCTCGACGCCATGGAGAACGGCCAGATCCCGTTCCAGGCGGTGGTGGAGGCGATCGCGCCGCAGCGGGACCCGGGGGTGCAGCCGCTCTACCAGATCGGCTTCAACTACATCCCCGACTCCGGCATCGAGCCGATCCCCTACACCACCTCCAAGGACGACCTGGCCTTCGACCTGACCACCGGCACCAGCCGGCTGCTGTACCGCACCGACCTGTTCGACCGGGGCACCGCGGAGACGTTCGTCGAGCGCTACCTGCGCGTCCTGGCCGCCGGTACGGCCGACCCGGAGATCCGGGTCGGCGACCTGCCGCTGCTGGACGAGGCCGAGCGCGCGGCGCTGCTGGAGCCGGGCCCGCAGGAGCCGGCGCGCGAGCACGCCACGGTGCCCCGGATGGTGCGGGCACAGGCCGCGCGGACCCCGGACGCGACCGCCCTGATCGTCGGTGATCGGCGGCTGACCTACGCGGAGCTGGACGGAGCCGCCGACCGGGTGGCGGAGCGGCTGCGCCGGTCGGGCGTCGGCCCCGAGTCGCTGGTCGCGGTGTACGCCGGGCCGTGCCTGGAACTGCTGCCCGCCCTGCTGGGGGTATGGAAGGCCGGAGCGGGTTACGTGCCGGTGGACCCCGGCTACCCGGCCGACCGGGTGGCGTACATGCTCGCCGACTCCGCCGCCGCGGTGGTGCTCACCCAGCGGCACCTGGCCGGCGACCTGCCGGCCGGCGGAGCGACCGTGCTCGCCGTCGACGACCCCGACGAGTGGGCCGGGCGGCCCGCGACCGGCTCCGCGGAGCCGGCGGCCGGGCCGGAGAACGCCGAGCAGGCGGCCGGGCCGGAGAACATCGCCTACGTCATCTACACCTCGGGCTCGACCGGCACCCCCAAGGGGGTCGTGGTCGAGCACGGCTCGGTGGCCGCCTACCTGGCGTGGGCCGGCGCCGCCTACCCCGGCCTGGCCGGGCAGGCGCTGCTGCACTCGCCGATCTCCTTCGACCTGACGGTGACCGCCCTGTTCGGGCCGCTGACCGTCGGGGGAGCGGTGCGTCTGGCCGCCCTCGACGACGGCCTCGCGGCCGGTGAGCGGCCGACGTTCCTCAAGGCCACCCCCAGCCACCTGGCGCTGCTGGCGGCGCTGCCCGACCAGGCGGCCCCCAGCGCCGACCTGGTGCTGGGCGGCGAGGCGCTGCCCGCCGACGCCGTCACCGCCTGGCGGGAGCGGCACCCCGGCGTCACCGTCATCAATGAGTACGGTCCCACCGAGGCCACCGTCGGCTGCGTCGCGGCCCACGTGGCACCGGGTGAGGCGATCCCCGTCGACCAGGCGGGCTCGGTCGGGATCGGCCGCCCGGCCCCCGGCAACGCCGCCTATGTGCTGGACGCCGGGCTGCGGCCGGCCCCCACCGGTGTCGTCGGCGAGCTCTACGTCGCCGGCCCCCAGGTCACCCGGGGCTACCTCAACCGGCCCGGCGCCACCGCCGCCGCCTACGTGCCGTGCCCCTACGGGCCGCCCGGCCGGCGGATGTACCGCACCGGCGACCTGGCGCGCCGGCGGGCCGACGGGACCCTGGAGTTCGTCGGCCGGGCCGACGACCAGATCAAGCTCCACGGCTACCGCATCGAACCCGGCGAGATCGAGACGGCGCTGCGCGCGCAGCCCGGCGTCCGCGACGCCGCCGTCAGCGTCCGCGAGGACACCGCCGACGGCCGGCGGCTCGTCGCCTATCTGGTCGGCGATGCGGACCTCACGGCGGTCGGCGACGCGCTCGCCGCCACCCTGCCGGCCCACATGGTCCCCTCCGGCTACGTCAGCCTCGACGCCCTGCCCCTGACGGCCAACGGCAAGCTCGACCACGCCGCGCTCCCCGCCCCGGTGACGGCGCCGGACCGCCGGTACATCGCGCCCCGCACCGCCGCGGAGGAGCTGGTGGCGGAGGTCTTCGCCGAGCTGCTGGGGGTGGAGAAGATCGGCGCCGAGGACGACTTCTTCGAGCTCGGCGGCAACTCCCTGCTGGCGATCCGGGCCATCGCCAGGATCCGCGGCCAGATCGAGGTCGACATCCCGGTCCGCGGACTGTTCTCCTACGCCACCGTCGCCGACCTCGCGGCCGAGATCGAACGGCGGCTCACCGAAGACCTCGACCAGCTCAGCGATGAGGATGTCGAGCGGCTACTCACAGCGGAAGGTGACGGCCGGGTATGA
- a CDS encoding type I polyketide synthase, which yields MTSDVTDEGVEPIAIVGMAARVPGASDIDEFWRNLVDGVESITTFTREEQVARGVSEEDVDDPSWVSKAPYVEGYDQFDAGLFGLTAREAEILNPQHRLFLETCYSALNDAGTDPARYDGAIGVYAGTGGNQYLWENLARNKRVWDTRHGIGLATANSPNYVATTVSYRLDLRGPSFTIHTACSTSLVALHLACEALRGGECDMALAGGVNVEHPPATGYIGVEGFTSPDGHCRPFDADANGTVWGSGVGVAVLKRLEDAIADGDHIHAVVRGNAINNDGAGKVGFSAPSVDGQAAAVAQAVGLAGIDPRTIGYVEAHGTGTALGDPIEVAALTSVYTQATEDRGWCGIGSVKSNIGHLSQAAGIISVIKAVLALKHGLIPPTINYERPNPAIDFADTPFYVASTLSKWETDGGPRRAGVSSFGIGGTNAHVVLEEAPPVEADPLPPRPAHLLQVSAKTATALDAAVERLAGHLESHGDLALADVAHTLRVGRQEYSHRAAVVATDRADAVTALRERKRRRKGEAGPTPPAVAFLFSGQGAQYAGMGAELYRAEPVFAAAVDECADLLTEHLGLDLRDLMFGTAPDAEETLRQTRYTQPALFTVEYALARLWRSWGVRPAAMIGHSIGEYVAATVAGVFTLADAVRLVAARGALMQSMPAGAMLAVQRDESELAGRLPDGVSVATVNGPGTCVVAGPTEAIEAFAETLKAEKVGCKALRTSHAFHSAMMEPILAEFTALVASVPRRAPSLPFWSNVTGEPITAEQATDPAYWAGHLRQPVRFGACVAGLFAAHGDTPPMLVECGPGRQLAGLARMQLPKGAPAPLPSLPGPGERTGDAATVYDAAGTLWAAGVPLTAGSGTARRVPLPVYPFERRRYWIDADPVDQTASAAPARRRGPLPLADWFAVPTWRQAAPDPRRTELGDCLVLADGPRGQELVAELRARGAAVRVAGPGDHETLLAGGVPARIVHALALDGLPAGGEIAATWQAQERGFFDLLSLVQALAGAGVADGVHLDVVSSGTSDAQGDLPRPEHATLAGIARVVPLELPGLTVRHIDADPEAGAAQTADLVAELLRPADEAEVALRAGRRWVTDYAQVPLGEEVSEATVVRDGGRYLITGGIGGIGITLAEDFARRARARLALLSRNGLPPREEWDTHLAVHGGADRTGRAILAIRRMEQAGAQVLVLAADVTDPAGLSAVRERIDAEFGGLDGIVHAAGLPGGGMAEVKDRATATAVLAPKIAGTLALAQVFGDLPLDWVALCSSVTSVVGGFGQVDYCAANNFLDAYARSAHGWRAPVVSQNWGGWTEVGMAVEVSAPEGFRAARGGVAGAVDHPVLSTRVTGQDGEAEAHGLVSAATHWLLDEHRIGQVPVVPGTGHLESVRAAVAACLPAPDADHVVELRDVAFLEPFSVPDGGTAQYRVELTPSADGVDFQVTSRTAGRSATHVRGSAGWVRPEPAAEADAGSIVARCRPRQAAGETAGEAGRTSMLTFGPRWEALGEHHVGPDEELARIVAPEAALADLERWVLHPALLDVATAFGEGRGEGSYLPLSYGRVLVRRPLPARFWSHLRYADGGDDVVSADLTLFDEDGRVLVEIGDFVLRRVDRDAVTGDLAAPGGPAGSAPAAPAGDGIAPVDGAEAFRRVLAARLGPQVVINPLPVAELAERARARTTDSIAGDAGAEESSGQAAEGDDHALPRTELEATIARVWSDGLGVPRVGIDDDFFALGGNSLIAVQLIASLRKAVGVKLPMRSLFESPTVAELAVVVERLRAADGEAEQARPATTIPKLDRK from the coding sequence CGGCGCCATCGGCGTCTACGCGGGCACCGGCGGCAACCAGTACCTGTGGGAGAACCTGGCCCGCAACAAGCGGGTGTGGGACACCCGGCACGGCATCGGGCTCGCCACCGCCAACTCGCCGAACTACGTGGCCACCACCGTGTCCTACCGGCTGGACCTGCGCGGGCCCAGCTTCACCATCCACACCGCCTGCTCCACGTCGCTGGTCGCGCTCCACCTGGCCTGCGAGGCGCTGCGCGGCGGCGAGTGCGACATGGCCCTGGCGGGCGGCGTCAACGTGGAGCACCCGCCCGCGACCGGATACATCGGCGTGGAGGGGTTCACCTCCCCCGACGGCCACTGCCGGCCGTTCGACGCCGACGCCAACGGCACCGTCTGGGGCAGCGGCGTCGGCGTCGCGGTGCTCAAGCGGCTTGAGGACGCCATCGCCGACGGCGACCACATCCACGCCGTGGTGCGGGGCAACGCGATCAACAACGACGGCGCGGGCAAGGTCGGTTTCTCCGCCCCCAGCGTCGACGGGCAGGCCGCCGCGGTCGCGCAGGCGGTCGGGCTCGCCGGGATCGACCCGCGCACGATCGGCTACGTCGAGGCGCACGGCACCGGCACCGCGCTGGGCGACCCGATCGAGGTGGCCGCCCTGACCTCGGTGTACACGCAGGCCACGGAGGACCGCGGCTGGTGCGGCATCGGCTCGGTGAAGTCCAACATCGGCCACCTCAGCCAGGCCGCGGGCATCATCAGCGTGATCAAGGCGGTGCTGGCGCTGAAGCACGGGCTGATCCCGCCGACGATCAACTACGAGCGGCCCAACCCGGCGATCGACTTCGCCGACACCCCGTTCTACGTGGCGTCCACGCTCAGCAAGTGGGAGACGGACGGCGGCCCCCGGCGCGCCGGGGTGAGCTCCTTCGGCATCGGCGGCACCAACGCGCACGTCGTGCTGGAGGAGGCGCCGCCCGTCGAGGCGGACCCGCTCCCCCCGCGGCCCGCGCACCTGCTGCAGGTCTCCGCCAAGACCGCCACCGCGCTGGACGCGGCGGTGGAGCGGCTGGCCGGGCACCTGGAGTCGCACGGGGACCTCGCGCTGGCCGACGTGGCCCACACGCTGCGGGTGGGCCGGCAGGAGTACTCCCACCGGGCCGCCGTGGTGGCCACCGACCGCGCCGACGCGGTCACCGCGCTGCGCGAGCGCAAGCGCCGCCGCAAGGGCGAGGCCGGCCCCACCCCGCCGGCCGTGGCCTTCCTGTTCTCCGGGCAGGGCGCGCAGTACGCGGGCATGGGCGCGGAGCTGTACCGGGCCGAACCGGTGTTCGCCGCCGCCGTCGACGAGTGCGCCGACCTGCTCACCGAGCACCTCGGTCTCGACCTGCGCGACCTGATGTTCGGCACCGCGCCCGACGCCGAGGAGACGCTCCGGCAGACGCGCTACACCCAGCCGGCGCTGTTCACCGTGGAGTACGCGCTGGCCCGGCTCTGGCGGAGCTGGGGAGTACGGCCGGCCGCGATGATCGGCCACTCCATCGGCGAATACGTCGCCGCGACCGTCGCCGGGGTGTTCACCCTGGCCGACGCGGTCCGCCTGGTCGCCGCCCGCGGCGCGCTGATGCAGTCGATGCCGGCGGGCGCGATGCTCGCCGTCCAGCGGGACGAGTCGGAGCTGGCCGGCCGGCTGCCGGACGGGGTGTCGGTGGCGACCGTCAACGGCCCCGGCACCTGCGTGGTGGCCGGCCCCACGGAGGCGATCGAGGCGTTCGCCGAGACGCTGAAGGCCGAGAAGGTGGGCTGCAAGGCCCTGCGCACCTCGCACGCCTTCCACTCGGCGATGATGGAGCCGATCCTCGCGGAGTTCACCGCGCTGGTCGCCTCGGTGCCGCGGCGGGCCCCGAGCCTGCCGTTCTGGTCCAACGTCACCGGCGAGCCCATCACCGCCGAGCAGGCGACGGACCCGGCCTACTGGGCCGGCCACCTGCGGCAGCCGGTCAGGTTCGGCGCCTGCGTCGCCGGGCTGTTCGCCGCGCACGGTGACACGCCGCCGATGCTGGTGGAGTGCGGGCCGGGCCGGCAGCTGGCCGGGCTGGCCAGGATGCAGCTGCCCAAGGGCGCGCCCGCGCCGCTGCCCAGCCTGCCCGGGCCCGGGGAGCGGACCGGCGACGCCGCCACCGTCTACGACGCGGCGGGCACGCTGTGGGCCGCCGGGGTGCCGCTGACCGCGGGCTCCGGGACGGCCCGCCGGGTGCCGCTGCCGGTCTACCCGTTCGAGCGCCGGCGCTACTGGATCGACGCCGACCCGGTCGACCAGACCGCCTCCGCCGCCCCGGCCCGGCGCCGCGGCCCGCTGCCGCTGGCCGACTGGTTCGCGGTGCCCACCTGGCGCCAGGCCGCCCCCGACCCCCGCCGGACCGAGCTCGGCGACTGCCTGGTGCTGGCCGACGGGCCCCGCGGGCAGGAGCTCGTCGCCGAGCTGCGCGCCCGGGGCGCCGCCGTGCGGGTGGCCGGTCCCGGCGACCACGAGACGCTGCTGGCCGGCGGTGTCCCGGCCAGGATCGTGCACGCGCTGGCGCTGGACGGCCTGCCGGCCGGCGGCGAGATCGCCGCCACCTGGCAGGCGCAGGAGCGCGGCTTCTTCGACCTGCTGAGCCTGGTCCAGGCCCTGGCCGGCGCGGGGGTGGCCGACGGGGTCCACCTTGACGTGGTGTCGTCGGGCACCTCGGACGCGCAGGGCGATCTGCCCCGCCCCGAGCACGCCACCCTCGCCGGCATCGCCAGGGTGGTCCCGCTGGAGCTGCCCGGCCTGACCGTCCGCCACATCGACGCCGACCCGGAGGCGGGCGCCGCGCAGACGGCCGACCTCGTCGCCGAGCTGCTGCGGCCCGCCGACGAGGCGGAGGTGGCGCTGCGCGCCGGCCGCCGCTGGGTCACCGACTACGCTCAGGTGCCCCTGGGCGAGGAGGTCTCCGAGGCCACGGTCGTCCGCGACGGGGGCCGGTACCTGATCACCGGCGGCATCGGCGGCATCGGCATCACCCTCGCCGAGGACTTCGCGCGGCGGGCCCGCGCGCGGCTGGCGCTGCTCAGCCGCAACGGCCTGCCGCCGCGTGAGGAGTGGGACACCCACCTGGCGGTGCACGGCGGCGCGGACCGCACGGGCCGCGCCATCCTCGCGATCCGTCGGATGGAGCAGGCGGGCGCCCAGGTGCTGGTGCTGGCCGCCGACGTCACCGACCCGGCCGGACTGAGCGCGGTGCGCGAGCGGATCGACGCCGAGTTCGGCGGGCTGGACGGCATCGTGCACGCCGCCGGCCTGCCCGGTGGCGGCATGGCCGAGGTGAAGGACCGCGCCACGGCCACCGCCGTACTGGCCCCCAAGATCGCCGGAACCCTCGCCCTGGCGCAGGTCTTCGGCGACCTCCCGCTCGACTGGGTGGCCCTGTGCTCCTCGGTGACCTCCGTGGTCGGCGGCTTCGGGCAGGTCGACTACTGCGCGGCCAACAACTTCCTCGACGCCTACGCCCGCAGCGCCCACGGCTGGCGCGCGCCGGTCGTCTCGCAGAACTGGGGCGGCTGGACCGAGGTCGGCATGGCCGTCGAGGTGTCGGCGCCCGAGGGGTTCCGCGCCGCCCGCGGCGGGGTCGCCGGGGCGGTGGACCACCCGGTCCTGTCCACCCGGGTGACCGGCCAGGACGGGGAGGCCGAGGCCCACGGGCTGGTCTCCGCCGCCACGCACTGGCTGCTCGACGAGCACCGCATCGGCCAGGTGCCGGTGGTCCCCGGCACCGGCCACCTGGAGTCGGTGCGGGCCGCGGTGGCCGCGTGCCTGCCCGCCCCGGACGCCGACCACGTCGTGGAGCTGCGGGACGTGGCGTTCCTGGAGCCGTTCTCCGTCCCCGACGGGGGCACCGCCCAGTACCGGGTGGAGCTGACCCCCTCGGCGGACGGCGTCGACTTCCAGGTGACGAGCCGTACGGCGGGCCGCTCCGCCACGCACGTGCGCGGCTCGGCCGGGTGGGTCCGCCCCGAGCCGGCCGCGGAGGCGGACGCCGGGTCGATCGTGGCCCGCTGCCGGCCGCGCCAGGCCGCGGGTGAGACCGCGGGCGAGGCCGGACGGACCAGCATGCTCACCTTCGGCCCCCGCTGGGAAGCGCTGGGCGAGCACCACGTGGGCCCGGACGAGGAGCTCGCCAGGATCGTCGCGCCCGAGGCCGCCCTGGCCGACCTGGAGCGCTGGGTGCTGCACCCGGCGCTGCTGGATGTGGCCACCGCCTTCGGCGAGGGACGCGGGGAGGGCAGCTACCTGCCGCTCTCCTACGGCCGGGTGCTGGTGCGCAGGCCGCTGCCCGCGCGGTTCTGGAGCCACCTGCGCTACGCCGACGGCGGTGACGACGTGGTCTCGGCGGACCTGACGCTGTTCGACGAGGACGGCCGGGTGCTGGTGGAGATCGGCGACTTCGTGCTGCGCCGGGTGGACCGCGACGCCGTCACCGGCGACCTGGCCGCCCCCGGCGGCCCGGCCGGATCGGCGCCCGCCGCGCCGGCCGGCGACGGGATCGCTCCCGTGGACGGCGCCGAGGCGTTCCGCCGGGTGCTGGCCGCGCGGCTCGGCCCCCAGGTCGTGATCAACCCGCTGCCGGTGGCCGAGCTCGCCGAACGGGCCAGGGCCCGGACCACCGACAGCATCGCCGGCGACGCCGGGGCCGAGGAGAGCTCCGGGCAGGCGGCGGAGGGCGACGACCACGCCCTGCCCCGCACCGAGCTGGAGGCGACCATCGCACGGGTGTGGAGCGACGGCCTCGGCGTGCCGCGGGTCGGCATCGATGACGACTTCTTCGCGCTGGGCGGCAACTCCCTGATCGCGGTGCAGCTCATCGCCTCCCTGCGCAAGGCCGTCGGCGTGAAGCTGCCGATGCGCAGCCTGTTCGAGTCACCGACCGTGGCCGAGCTCGCGGTCGTCGTCGAACGGCTCCGGGCCGCCGACGGCGAGGCCGAGCAGGCCCGTCCGGCCACCACCATCCCCAAGCTGGACCGTAAATGA
- a CDS encoding MbtH family protein yields MNEAGTMTDDHYLVVRNDEEQYSIWPAGRTLPAGWHETGFSGAKQDCLDHIETVWTDMRPLSLRQGG; encoded by the coding sequence ATGAACGAGGCAGGAACCATGACCGACGACCACTACCTGGTCGTGCGTAACGACGAGGAGCAGTACTCGATCTGGCCGGCGGGCCGCACACTCCCCGCCGGGTGGCACGAGACCGGCTTCAGTGGAGCCAAGCAGGACTGCTTGGACCACATCGAGACGGTGTGGACCGACATGCGCCCGCTCAGCCTGCGCCAGGGCGGGTGA